The Brachionichthys hirsutus isolate HB-005 chromosome 3, CSIRO-AGI_Bhir_v1, whole genome shotgun sequence genome has a window encoding:
- the cmtm7 gene encoding CKLF-like MARVEL transmembrane domain-containing protein 7 has protein sequence MSLAGATAATSSRTPGDGVLNTGYTCTMSGLLQIGQTVALLIAFLCVHCARGWPHWATFQFFEVVVLWFLVVLLLFLTMHLFRLQTKMTCINWPLTEFFHYSVGTLLVFIASIIAAVKCGGVSALVAGSVFGFIATFLMAISLWTSYSVSCGSHQTGPF, from the exons ATGTCTCTCGCCGGCGCCACCGCGGCCACGAGCAGCAGGACCCCCGGAGATGGAGTCTTGAATACCGGCTATACGTGCACCATGTCGGGGCTGCTGCAGATCGGACAGACG GTGGCGCTACTCATCGCCTTCCTGTGCGTGCATTGTGCTCGTGGCTGGCCCCACTGGGCAACGTTCCAGTTCTTTGAGGTCGTGGTGCTGTGGTTCCTCGttgtgctcctcctcttcctcacgatGCACCTGTTCAGGCTGCAGACGAAGATGACCTGCATCAACTGGCCGCTGACG gAGTTCTTTCATTACTCGGTCGGGAcgctcctcgtcttcatcgcctcCATCATCGCTGCTGTGAAGTGTGGCGGCGTTTCAGCGTTGGTGGCTGGTTCG GTGTTTGGATTCATTGCAACATTCCTGATGGCCATTAGTTTGTGGACGTCTTACAGTGTTTCCTGTGGCTCTCATCAGACCG ggccgttttga
- the si:dkey-11p23.7 gene encoding V-set and Ig domain-containing protein, with protein MSHQAGRRQGIGSPLLAPLDAEEQLPYLERLQRPEVLTYSLRLFSVGMGVQLACSSVTLLVLLKGVVLGLMDDGWSMYVQSEVRAISGYPVVLPCTFSHPQHSQHFSLQVMWRLGHGKGSTILYRCTSRPGAPTCEPETQQDQRYRLEGNPREHDLSLRIKSTTLQDSGRYYCRVEVQGREHASVEDKMGTRLRVEAPPKILTMLVDSKDRSGLRAACHVQGSPLPDIQWLGPNDLLEGSPVGSLAQDSTTHYRTVSQLNDVEPGQHYTCSASNPLGKDQSTLYILTPTLSVYVSGATPSIMLLLTVSLGAKVLLLVGMGVTGVRGRCLKRVCSWWK; from the exons ATGAGTCATCAGGCAG GAAGGCGCCAAGGGATAGGGTCACCGCTGCTGGCTCCGCTTGATGCGGAGGAGCAGCTTCCCTACCTTGAGCGTCTCCAGAGACCTGAGGTCCTCACCTACTCTCTAAG GTTGTTCAGTGTCGGGATGGGTGTCCAGCTGGCGTGCAGCTCTGTGACCCTGCTGGTACTTCTGAAAGGAG tgGTCTTGGGCTTAATGGACGATGGCTGGTCCATGTATGTGCAATCAGAAGTCCGAGCAATCAGTGGCTACCCAGTGGTGCTGCCCTGCACATTTAGCCACCCCCAGCACTCCCAGCATTTCTCCCTGCAAGTGATGTGGCGTCTGGGCCATGGTAAAGGTTCCACCATCCTGTACCGCTGCACCAGTCGGCCTGGGGCCCCCACATGCGAACCAGAGACCCAGCAGGACCAGCGCTACAGACTGGAAGGCAACCCAAGGGAGCACGACCTCTCACTCAGGATTAAAAGCACCACCTTGCAGGACAGTGGCCGGTACTACTGCAGAGTGGAGGTTCAGGGTCGAGAACATGCCAGCGTGGAAGACAAGATGGGAACCCGATTGAGAGTTGAGG CGCCTCCAAAGATCCTGACCATGTTGGTGGATTCCAAGGATCGCTCTGGTTTGAGAGCTGCTTGTCATGTCCAGGGTTCCCCGCTCCCTGACATCCAGTGGCTTGGGCCCAATGACCTGCTAGAGGGTTCTCCAGTCGGTTCTCTGGCCCAGGATTCCACAACCCACTACCGCACCGTCAGCCAGCTAAACGATGTGGAGCCTGGCCAGCACTACACCTGCAGCGCCTCCAACCCACTGGGCAAAGACCAGTCCACCCTGTACATTTTGACCCCCACACTCTCAGTGTATGTGTCAGGGGCCACACCCTCAATAATGCTCCTTCTGACTGTGTCTCTGGGTGCAAAAGTCCTCCTGCTGGTGGGCATGGGGGTGACGGGGGTGCGAGGAAGATGTCTGAAGCGAGTTTGCAGCTGGTGGAAATAG
- the zgc:153896 gene encoding ectonucleotide pyrophosphatase/phosphodiesterase family member 7: MKTRLELFLVAVTVIAVAGNPLRKKLLLISFDGFRWDYDQDVDTPCLDQLVQDGVKAKYINPPMLTMTGPSHFTTITGRWAEDHEVIHNVMFNTKTNLKVPYKETLRRSEWWDNGVVPLWITAQNQGLRTASFFYPGGGANYSGQTVNRALVESYGHPDDNETEWRQNIDKVMRWFSEEDFHLVTLYYGEPDNVGHAKGPDHPDRKEIIKQIDRTIGYLREAVIRHHLTDSLNVIITSDHGMTTVKKRPQVDEIILNKFVNLLKLTSFEILDYGGFGILTPRPGKEQEVFHALSNVPNLTVYKKNELPESFHLSKSKRLPPIVIVADLGFNLNSRFIVYINKGDHGYHNGEMDMKTIFRAFGPDFKKNFLSEPFDSIHIYPLMCELLQIKAAPHNGSITVTEKLLLDSGESTSGGSKSYRMSVIPLMSMLLVTFAVA, translated from the exons ATGAAGACGAGGCTGGAACTCTTCCTGGTGGCCGTAACAGTGATCGCAGTCGCAGGTAATCCCCTGaggaagaagctgctgctcatCTCATTTGACGGTTTCAGGTGGGACTATGACCAGGATGTGGACACACCCTGTCTGGACCAGCTGGTTCAGGACGGAGTCAAAGCCAAATATATCAACCCCCCGATGCTGACCATGACCGGCCCGTCTCACTTTACCACCATCACTG GCAGGTGGGCGGAGGATCATGAAGTCATCCACAACGTAATGTttaacacaaagacaaacttaAAAGTTCCTTACAAAGAGACGCTGAGAAGATCGGAGTGGTGGGACAACGGCGTTGTGCCATTATGGATCACAGCTCAAAATCAG GGTTTGAGAACTGCTTCCTTTTTCTACCCGGGAGGTGGAGCCAACTACAGCGGGCAGACGGTCAACCGTGCACTTGTGGAGAGTTACGGCCACCCAGATGACAATGAAACAGAATGGCGTCAGAACATTGACAAGGTGATGAGATGGTTCTCTGAAGAAGACTTCCACCTGGTGACATTATACTATGGAGAACCAGACAATGTGGGCCATGCCAAGGGACCAGACCATCCAGACAGGAAGGAGATCATCAAACAAATTGACCGCACCATCGGCTACCTGAGGGAGGCAGTCATTCGCCATCACCTGACTGACAGCCTAAATGTCATCATCACTTCTGACCATGGCATGACCACAGTCAAAAAGCGACCGCAGGTGGATGAAATCATTCTCAACAAGTTCGTGAATCTCCTCAAGCTCACCAGCTTTGAGATCCTTGACTACGGCGGCTTCGGCATCCTGACGCCACGGCCAGGGAAGGAGCAGGAGGTTTTCCACGCTCTGTCCAACGTTCCGAATCTGACGGTCTACAAGAAGAATGAGCTTCCCGAGAGCTTCCATCTCTCCAAGAGCAAGCGGCTGCCTCCCATTGTGATTGTTGCAGATTTGGGATTCAACCTGAACTCA AGATTCATTGTCTACATCAACAAAGGTGATCATGGCTACCATAATGGAGAGATGGACATGAAGACCATCTTCAGGGCATTTGGACCAGACTTTAAGAAGAACTTCCTTTCTGAGCCGTTTGACAGCATCCACATTTACCCTCTGATGTGTGAACTGCTGCAGATCAAAGCGGCACCGCACAACGGATCAATAACTGTTACTGAAAAGCTTCTGCTTGACAGTGGTGAGTCCACATCTG gtggaTCAAAGAGTTATCGGATGTCAGTCATTCCACTGATGTCGATGCTGCTCGTCACCTTTGCTGTGGCGTAA